One part of the Amblyraja radiata isolate CabotCenter1 chromosome 43, sAmbRad1.1.pri, whole genome shotgun sequence genome encodes these proteins:
- the LOC116968044 gene encoding mediator of RNA polymerase II transcription subunit 11-like, with protein PHPHSVSPTASAIVEMSKEKGTERVLDRHVTQFTSSVQRIELELSGQIRYLTQVATGQPHEGSSYAARKDAQMAVNRVDYTRVMIRDLARSCDRTLEQP; from the exons cctcaccctcactctgtcTCCCCTACAGCCAGCGCCATTGTGGAGATGTCCAAGGAGAAAGGCACAGAGCGAGTGTTGGATCGTCACGTCACCCAGTTCACCTCATCTGTGCAGCGCATCGAGCTGGAGCTGTCGGGACAGATCCGTTACCTGACCCAG GTGGCCACAGGTCAACCCCACGAGGGATCCAGTTACGCGGCGAGGAAAGACGCCCAGATGGCGGTGAACCGTGTAGATTACACGCGTGTGATGATCCGTGACCTGGCTCGCTCATGCGACCGGACCCTGGAGCAGCCGTGA
- the LOC116968021 gene encoding uncharacterized protein LOC116968021, which translates to MADAGFEPATGQPGRGMKTRPAILRNPSRAAVTDTKQQTGSTETNGVSKRPVAQLQPPALKRTTCGDITNVCVNQASMCLKEENQNTMKAPRKQPMRSKQEAGAAENANEDLLNWFVEDNSLSSVTEVVVEAQSPASSGLSRQQQSGPRAFHLLVVCSLEEPDLPAIYAEDIYNYMTQREVSAQCGDTGNSAQRPLTQAPSPHSVATGQPHEGSSYAARKDAQMAVNRVDYTRVMIRDLARSCDRTLEQP; encoded by the exons ATGGCGGACGCAGGGTTTGAACCGGCTACAGGCCAGCCGGGGCGTGGGATGAAGACTCGGCCGGCCATCCTGCGGAACCCATCCAGGGCGGCGGTGACTGACACTAAGCAG CAGACTGGCTCAACAGAGACCAATGGCGTGTCGAAGAGGCCCGTCGCTCAACTCCAGCCTCCAGCTCTGAAGAGGACCACTTGTGGAGATATCACCAAT GTGTGTGTGAACCAAGCTTCCATGTGTTTAAAGGAGGAGAACCAGAACACCATGAAAGCACCGCGGAAGCAACCGATGCGATCCAAGCAAGAGGCGGGCGCGGCCGAGAATGCCAACGAGGACTTGCTCAA CTGGTTCGTGGAGGACAACAGTCTGAGCTCGGTgacggaggtggtggtggaggctcagTCACCAGCGAGCAGCGGATTGTCCCGGCAGCAGCAATCTGGG CCTCGTGCGTTCCACTTGTTGGTGGTGTGCAGCCTCGAGGAGCCAGACCTACCGGCCATCTACGCTGAGGACATCTATAACTACATGACCCAGCGGGAGGTCAGTGCTCAGTGTGGGGACACGGGGAACTCTGCACAACGCCCCCTCACCcaggccccctccccccacagt GTGGCCACAGGTCAACCCCACGAGGGATCCAGTTACGCGGCGAGGAAAGACGCCCAGATGGCGGTGAACCGTGTAGATTACACGCGTGTGATGATCCGTGACCTGGCTCGCTCATGCGACCGGACCCTGGAGCAGCCGTGA